One genomic window of Pseudomonas sp. LFM046 includes the following:
- the flgK gene encoding flagellar hook-associated protein FlgK, which translates to MADLLNIGLSGLRVSQTQLTITGHNISNVNTPGFSRQSATQSTTLPQFSGAGYIGSGATLTDIRRSYSEFLTAQLRNTTSLSSDVEAYKSQIDQLDSLLSGTTTGVTPSLKSFFAAMQTAAEDPANIPARQLVLSEAGGLARRFNTVYDRLNAQNDSLNKQMSSVADQVNRLAGSIASLNDAIAVASSSGQVPNDLLDSRDEAIRQLSTYVGVSVVPQSDGTQSIFVGTGQPLVVGSSANRLEAVPGQGDPNRFELEFVSGDSRQGVTSLLSGGELGGLIRYRSETLDASLNTLGRLAMSITDQVNTQLGQGLDLKGQVGAALFGNYNDPSLAALRVKAFAGNSNAQPALNITNTSLLGTSDYQMEYDATATPPYTVRRLSDNQQMVVSDSTPSGTLTIKDSSGRDQGFQIALGVPPPTTGDKYILQPTRTGAKDIAAVLDQADQLAFAAPLQAQANLQNKGTGAIGQPSITNTLTPMSQAHLAAISSITLNYTAGSPSGTLSFSGLPAGVTITQPSSGTLNVTPGQTNQLSYTVSVTTGTPATTQDYQITQSFSGRAETGDSFSLAFNSNGVSDNRNALKLVDLQTKAAVGVDDLVAGTGSSFTDSYGDLVERVGTLTAQARVDSDASTAILKQATDNRDSLSAVSLDEEAANLIKFEQYYNASSQVIQVARSLFDTLMSTFR; encoded by the coding sequence ATGGCTGACTTACTGAACATTGGCTTGTCGGGACTGCGCGTGAGCCAGACGCAGCTCACCATCACCGGCCACAACATCTCCAACGTCAACACGCCCGGTTTCTCCCGGCAGAGCGCGACGCAGTCCACCACGCTGCCGCAGTTTTCCGGTGCGGGTTATATCGGCAGCGGCGCCACCCTGACGGATATTCGACGCAGCTACAGCGAGTTCCTGACCGCGCAGCTGCGCAATACCACTTCGCTCAGCAGCGATGTGGAGGCCTACAAGAGCCAGATCGACCAACTCGACTCGCTGCTGTCCGGCACCACCACCGGCGTCACGCCGTCGCTGAAGAGCTTCTTCGCGGCCATGCAGACTGCTGCCGAAGACCCCGCCAACATCCCGGCGCGCCAGCTGGTGCTGTCCGAAGCGGGCGGCCTGGCACGACGCTTCAACACCGTATACGACCGTCTGAACGCCCAGAACGACTCGCTGAACAAGCAGATGTCCTCGGTAGCAGACCAGGTGAACCGCCTGGCCGGCTCCATTGCCAGCCTCAACGATGCCATCGCTGTGGCCTCTTCCAGCGGCCAGGTGCCCAACGACCTGCTGGACTCCCGCGACGAGGCGATCCGCCAGCTTTCCACCTACGTGGGGGTGAGCGTGGTGCCCCAGAGCGACGGCACCCAGAGCATCTTCGTCGGCACGGGCCAGCCGCTGGTAGTCGGCAGTTCCGCCAACCGTCTGGAAGCAGTACCCGGCCAGGGTGACCCCAACCGCTTCGAGCTGGAATTCGTCAGCGGCGATTCGCGCCAGGGCGTCACCTCGCTGCTCAGCGGCGGTGAACTGGGTGGCCTGATCCGCTACCGCAGCGAAACCCTGGATGCCAGCCTGAACACCCTGGGCCGCCTGGCCATGTCGATCACCGACCAGGTGAACACTCAGCTTGGCCAGGGCCTGGACCTGAAAGGGCAGGTGGGCGCGGCGCTGTTCGGCAACTATAACGATCCGTCCCTGGCGGCCCTGCGGGTGAAGGCCTTCGCCGGCAACAGCAATGCCCAGCCGGCCCTGAACATCACCAATACAAGCCTGCTCGGCACCAGCGACTACCAGATGGAGTACGACGCCACGGCAACGCCGCCTTACACGGTGCGCCGCCTGAGCGACAACCAGCAAATGGTGGTCAGCGACAGCACGCCATCCGGCACCCTGACCATCAAGGACAGCTCCGGTCGCGACCAGGGCTTCCAGATTGCCCTGGGGGTACCGCCGCCCACCACCGGTGACAAGTACATCCTGCAGCCCACGCGTACCGGGGCCAAGGACATCGCCGCCGTGCTGGACCAGGCGGACCAACTGGCCTTCGCCGCACCGCTGCAGGCGCAAGCCAATCTGCAGAACAAGGGCACCGGCGCCATTGGTCAGCCCAGCATTACCAATACGCTGACCCCCATGAGCCAGGCTCATCTGGCGGCGATCTCATCCATCACCCTGAACTACACCGCTGGCTCGCCCAGCGGGACACTGTCGTTCTCCGGTTTGCCGGCCGGCGTGACCATCACCCAGCCGTCTTCCGGAACATTGAACGTGACGCCGGGGCAGACCAACCAGCTGAGCTACACCGTTTCGGTTACCACCGGCACTCCGGCCACCACCCAGGATTACCAGATCACCCAGAGCTTCAGCGGACGGGCGGAAACCGGCGACAGCTTCAGCCTGGCCTTCAACAGCAATGGCGTTTCCGACAACCGCAACGCCCTCAAGCTGGTGGATCTGCAGACCAAGGCCGCAGTCGGCGTCGACGACCTGGTGGCCGGCACCGGCTCCAGTTTCACCGACAGCTATGGCGACCTGGTGGAGCGGGTGGGCACCCTGACGGCCCAGGCGCGGGTGGACAGCGATGCCAGCACGGCAATCCTCAAACAGGCGACGGACAACCGCGACTCGCTCTCGGCGGTGAGCCTGGACGAAGAGGCGGCCAACCTGATCAAGTTCGAGCAGTACTACAACGCCTCGTCGCAAGTGATTCAAGTTGCGCGCAGCCTGTTCGATACCTTGATGAGCACCTTCCGCTAA
- the flgJ gene encoding flagellar assembly peptidoglycan hydrolase FlgJ — MNSRLSAGLATGSKLDSGAYTDLNRLSQLKAGKDRDSEGNIRKVAQEFESLFLNEMMKSMRQAGEAFAEGNYLNSNETKTYQDMHDQQLAVTLSKQGGVGLADVLARQLSKTGHAQRPNPFAQVQSNTQANWPAQGSKQVAKSSEASTPTRDDSRLLNQRRLSLPSRLSDRQVAGIVPSPEQVAGKPLVGSDWAASMTVPESQSVEATKGVGKRVFASRNDFIQTLLPMAEKAAERIGVDPRYLVAQAALETGWGKSIIRQADGDSSHNLFGIKAHKGWEGDSARVMTTEYKGGKAVKESASFRGYDSFEQSFHDYVSFLQNNDRYQDALDSAEKPEQFIRELQKAGYATDPQYARKISQIARGMQVYQAVASVDTPTTRI, encoded by the coding sequence ATGAACTCCAGACTCTCCGCAGGCCTCGCCACCGGCTCCAAACTGGACAGCGGCGCCTACACCGACCTGAACCGGCTCAGCCAGCTCAAGGCCGGCAAGGATCGCGACAGCGAGGGCAACATCCGCAAGGTGGCCCAGGAGTTCGAGTCGCTGTTCCTCAACGAGATGATGAAGTCCATGCGTCAGGCCGGCGAAGCCTTCGCCGAAGGCAACTACCTGAACAGCAACGAGACCAAGACCTACCAGGACATGCACGACCAGCAGCTGGCCGTGACCCTGTCCAAGCAGGGTGGTGTGGGCCTGGCCGATGTGCTGGCCCGCCAGCTGTCCAAGACCGGCCACGCGCAGCGGCCCAATCCCTTCGCCCAGGTGCAGTCCAATACCCAGGCGAACTGGCCGGCCCAGGGCAGCAAGCAGGTGGCCAAGAGTTCCGAGGCCAGTACCCCGACCCGCGACGACTCCCGGCTGCTCAACCAGCGTCGCCTGTCCCTGCCGAGCAGGCTCAGCGACCGTCAGGTGGCCGGCATCGTGCCGTCCCCCGAGCAGGTGGCGGGCAAGCCCCTGGTCGGCAGCGACTGGGCCGCTTCCATGACTGTGCCGGAGAGCCAGAGCGTCGAGGCCACCAAGGGTGTTGGCAAGCGTGTGTTCGCCTCGCGCAACGATTTCATCCAGACCCTGCTGCCGATGGCCGAGAAGGCCGCCGAGCGCATCGGCGTCGACCCCCGTTACCTGGTGGCCCAGGCCGCGCTGGAAACCGGCTGGGGCAAATCCATCATCCGTCAGGCCGATGGCGACAGCAGCCACAACCTGTTCGGCATCAAGGCGCACAAGGGCTGGGAAGGTGATTCCGCGCGGGTGATGACCACCGAATACAAGGGTGGCAAGGCGGTGAAGGAATCGGCGTCGTTCCGTGGCTACGACTCCTTCGAGCAGAGCTTCCACGACTACGTGAGCTTCCTGCAGAACAACGACCGCTACCAGGACGCGCTGGACTCTGCCGAAAAGCCGGAGCAATTCATTCGCGAGCTGCAGAAGGCCGGCTACGCCACCGACCCCCAGTACGCCCGCAAGATTTCCCAGATCGCACGTGGCATGCAGGTCTACCAGGCTGTCGCTTCCGTCGACACCCCGACCACCAGGATATGA
- a CDS encoding flagellar basal body P-ring protein FlgI: protein MKRLITALCLLLAAGAAQAERLKDLASIQGVRTNQLIGYGLVVGLNGTGDQTTQTPFTLQTFNNMLAQFGIKVPASVGNVQLKNVAAVSIHADLPPFAKPGQTIDVTISSIGNAKSLRGGSLLMSPLKGIDGNVYAIAQGNLVVGGFDAEGSDGSKITVNVPSSGRIPSGATVERPVPSGFEQGNSLTLNLNRPDFTTAKNIVDKLNELLGPGVAQAIDGGSVRVSAPLDPNQRVDYLSVIENLEIEAGQAVAKVIINSRTGTIVIGQNVKVQPAAVTHGSLTVTITEDPIVSQPEAFSGGQTAVVPRSKVNAEEEAKPMFKFGPGTTLDEIVRAVNQVGAAPSDLMAILEALKQAGALQADLIVI, encoded by the coding sequence ATGAAGCGACTGATCACCGCCCTCTGCCTGCTGCTCGCCGCAGGCGCCGCCCAGGCCGAGCGCCTGAAGGACCTGGCGAGCATCCAGGGCGTGCGGACCAACCAGTTGATCGGCTACGGCCTGGTGGTAGGCCTGAACGGCACCGGCGACCAGACCACCCAGACGCCGTTCACCTTGCAGACCTTCAACAACATGCTGGCGCAGTTCGGCATCAAGGTGCCGGCCAGCGTCGGCAACGTGCAGCTGAAGAACGTCGCGGCGGTGTCCATCCATGCCGACCTGCCGCCGTTCGCCAAGCCCGGCCAGACCATCGACGTCACCATTTCCTCCATCGGCAACGCCAAGAGCCTGCGCGGCGGCAGCCTGCTGATGAGCCCGCTCAAGGGTATCGACGGCAACGTCTACGCCATCGCCCAGGGCAACCTGGTGGTGGGCGGTTTCGACGCCGAGGGCAGCGACGGCTCGAAGATCACCGTCAACGTCCCGTCGTCCGGCCGCATTCCGTCCGGCGCTACGGTCGAGCGCCCGGTACCGAGCGGTTTCGAGCAGGGCAACTCGCTGACCCTGAACCTCAACCGTCCGGATTTCACCACGGCCAAGAACATCGTCGACAAGCTCAATGAACTGCTCGGTCCGGGCGTGGCCCAGGCCATCGACGGCGGCTCGGTGCGGGTCAGTGCGCCGCTGGACCCGAACCAGCGGGTGGACTACCTGTCGGTGATCGAGAACCTGGAGATCGAGGCCGGCCAGGCCGTGGCCAAGGTCATCATCAACTCCCGCACCGGCACCATCGTCATCGGCCAGAACGTGAAGGTGCAGCCGGCCGCCGTGACCCACGGAAGCCTCACCGTGACCATCACCGAAGACCCCATCGTCAGCCAGCCCGAAGCCTTCTCCGGCGGCCAGACCGCCGTGGTGCCGCGCTCCAAGGTCAACGCCGAGGAAGAGGCCAAGCCGATGTTCAAGTTCGGTCCGGGCACCACCCTCGACGAGATCGTGCGTGCGGTGAACCAGGTGGGCGCGGCTCCGTCCGACCTGATGGCCATTCTCGAAGCGCTGAAGCAGGCCGGTGCCCTGCAAGCTGACCTGATCGTGATTTAA
- the flgH gene encoding flagellar basal body L-ring protein FlgH, translating to MNRLIILLPLLGITLIQGCVQPAPRPNDPYYAPVLPRTPLPAAQSNGAIYQAGFETNLYDDRKAYRVGDIITITLNERTQASKNANSQIQKDSNANIGLTSLFGGGVSVNNPNGGLNPLDAARLSLDAEYNATRDTKGDAKAGQSNSLSGSITVTVSEVLPNGILAVRGEKWLTLNTGDELVRIAGMVRADDIGTDNTVPSTRVADARITYSGTGAFADASQPGWFDRFFMSPLFPF from the coding sequence ATGAACCGGCTGATCATTCTTCTCCCGCTGCTCGGTATCACCCTCATCCAGGGCTGTGTGCAGCCGGCTCCGCGACCGAACGACCCGTACTACGCCCCCGTGCTGCCGCGTACCCCGCTGCCGGCCGCGCAATCCAACGGAGCCATCTACCAGGCCGGTTTCGAGACCAACCTCTACGATGACCGCAAGGCCTACCGGGTGGGCGACATCATCACCATCACCCTCAACGAGCGCACCCAGGCGAGCAAGAACGCCAACTCGCAGATCCAGAAGGACAGCAACGCCAATATCGGCCTGACCTCGCTGTTCGGCGGCGGCGTCTCGGTGAACAACCCCAATGGCGGCCTCAACCCGCTGGATGCCGCGCGCCTGTCCCTGGACGCGGAATACAACGCCACGCGCGACACCAAGGGCGACGCCAAGGCGGGGCAGAGCAACAGCCTGTCCGGCTCCATTACGGTCACCGTGTCCGAAGTGCTGCCCAACGGCATCCTCGCGGTTCGTGGCGAGAAGTGGCTGACCCTGAACACCGGCGACGAGCTGGTGCGTATCGCCGGCATGGTCCGCGCCGACGATATCGGCACCGACAACACCGTGCCGTCCACCCGTGTGGCGGATGCGCGCATCACCTATTCCGGCACCGGCGCCTTCGCCGATGCCAGCCAGCCCGGCTGGTTCGACCGGTTCTTCATGAGCCCGCTGTTCCCGTTCTGA
- the flgG gene encoding flagellar basal-body rod protein FlgG, with the protein MLPALWVSKTGLSAQDMNLTTISNNLANVSTTGFKRDRAEFEDLLYQIRRQPGGQSSQDSELPTGLQLGTGVRIAGTQKIFTQGSLQTTEQPLDMAVNGRGFFQVLLPDGTVSYTRDGSFHLNSDGQVVTSQGFALEPAIVLPGEVQTFTVGEDGTVSVTTVGNPAAQVIGNIQTADFVNPAGLQAIGNNLFLETASSGAPQVGTPGLNGLGPVLQNTLENSNVSVVEELVNMITTQRAYEMNSKVISTADQMLAFVTQNL; encoded by the coding sequence ATGCTTCCGGCACTCTGGGTCAGCAAGACCGGCCTGTCCGCCCAGGACATGAACCTGACCACCATTTCCAACAACCTGGCGAACGTCTCGACCACGGGCTTCAAGCGCGACCGCGCCGAGTTCGAAGACCTGCTGTACCAGATCCGCCGCCAGCCGGGTGGTCAGAGCAGCCAGGACAGCGAGTTGCCCACCGGCCTGCAACTGGGTACCGGTGTGCGCATCGCCGGCACCCAGAAGATCTTCACCCAGGGCAGCCTGCAGACCACCGAGCAACCGCTGGACATGGCCGTGAACGGTCGCGGCTTCTTCCAGGTGCTGCTGCCCGACGGCACCGTTTCCTACACCCGCGACGGCAGCTTCCACCTGAACTCCGACGGCCAGGTCGTCACCTCCCAGGGCTTCGCCCTGGAGCCGGCCATCGTGCTGCCAGGCGAAGTGCAGACCTTCACCGTAGGCGAGGACGGCACCGTCTCCGTGACCACCGTGGGCAACCCCGCCGCCCAGGTGATCGGCAACATCCAGACCGCCGACTTCGTCAACCCGGCGGGCCTGCAGGCCATCGGCAACAACCTGTTCCTGGAAACCGCCTCCAGCGGCGCGCCCCAGGTCGGTACTCCGGGTCTCAACGGCCTGGGCCCCGTGCTGCAGAACACCCTGGAAAACTCCAACGTCAGCGTGGTCGAGGAACTGGTGAACATGATCACCACCCAGCGCGCCTATGAGATGAACTCCAAGGTCATCTCCACCGCCGACCAGATGCTCGCATTCGTCACGCAGAACCTGTAA
- the flgF gene encoding flagellar basal-body rod protein FlgF: MDKMLYVAMSGASQNTLAQRAHANNLANISTTGFRRDFEQARSMPVFGDSFPSRVYAMTERPGTDFTPGALQETGRDMDVAIEGEGWIAVQAPDGSEAYVRTASLKIDALGQLRTGNGLPVMGNGGPIAIPPEQKVEIGQDGTISIRALGENPSVMAEVDRIKLVNPDPKQLQKGEDGMIRVKDPQQPVQADANVRVTSGFLEASNVNAVEEMTAILSLSRQFELSVKMMRTAEDDASAMARVMQFS; this comes from the coding sequence ATGGACAAGATGCTTTACGTCGCGATGAGCGGAGCCAGCCAGAACACCCTGGCTCAGCGCGCCCACGCCAACAACCTGGCGAACATCTCCACCACCGGTTTCCGCCGCGATTTCGAGCAGGCGCGTTCCATGCCGGTGTTCGGTGACAGCTTTCCGTCGCGGGTCTATGCCATGACCGAGCGCCCCGGCACCGATTTCACCCCCGGCGCCCTGCAGGAAACCGGTCGTGATATGGACGTGGCCATTGAAGGGGAGGGCTGGATCGCCGTCCAGGCCCCGGACGGCAGTGAAGCCTATGTGCGCACCGCCAGCCTGAAGATCGATGCCCTCGGCCAGTTGCGCACCGGCAATGGTTTGCCGGTCATGGGCAATGGCGGTCCCATTGCCATTCCGCCGGAGCAGAAAGTGGAGATCGGCCAGGACGGCACCATCAGCATCCGCGCCCTGGGCGAGAACCCCAGCGTGATGGCCGAGGTGGACCGCATCAAGCTGGTCAACCCCGATCCCAAGCAACTGCAGAAGGGCGAGGACGGCATGATCCGGGTCAAGGACCCGCAGCAGCCGGTGCAGGCCGATGCCAACGTGCGCGTGACCTCCGGCTTCCTCGAAGCGAGCAACGTCAACGCCGTGGAAGAAATGACCGCAATCCTCTCGCTGTCCCGCCAATTCGAGCTTTCCGTGAAGATGATGCGTACCGCCGAGGACGACGCCTCGGCGATGGCACGGGTCATGCAGTTCAGCTAA
- the flgE gene encoding flagellar hook protein FlgE, producing the protein MAFNIGLSGLRAATSDLNVTGNNIANAGTAGFKQSRAEFADVYAASVLGTGKNAQGSGVSLGDVSQLFNQGNINYTQNALDLAINGNGFFQTSNNGEVSYTRAGYFGTDRNGYIVNNFGYRLQGYGVDGNGNVQNGVVSDLQVQTSNQAPKATTQVAQKFNLNSTTKAPTNTPFDPSDPTTYTSSTSVNIYDSQGNAHVMTQYFINNADPAATPPVTNNWTMSVLVDGRNPSDPSNTTPHSMNLLFNADGSLDTAGMATGGALNYDPATGLMNMDDWVPASSDGGTPANWSANGAVASATGISIDIRGSSQYSSAFAVNSISQDGYTTGQLAGLEIDDTGVIFARYTNGQSKVQGQVILANFANVQGLSPVGKTGWVQSFESGEPVVGTPRSGTLGALQAGALEDSNVELSDQLVNLIVAQRNYQANAKTIQTEDAVTQTIINLR; encoded by the coding sequence ATGGCGTTCAACATCGGTCTCAGCGGCCTGCGGGCAGCGACCAGCGACCTCAACGTCACCGGCAACAACATCGCCAACGCCGGTACTGCGGGCTTCAAGCAGTCCCGCGCGGAGTTCGCCGACGTCTATGCCGCCTCGGTGCTCGGCACCGGCAAGAATGCGCAGGGCAGTGGTGTGTCGCTGGGTGACGTGTCCCAATTGTTCAACCAGGGCAACATCAACTACACCCAGAACGCCCTGGACCTGGCCATCAACGGCAACGGCTTCTTCCAGACCAGCAACAACGGCGAGGTCAGCTATACCCGCGCCGGTTACTTCGGTACCGACCGCAACGGCTACATCGTCAACAACTTCGGTTACCGCCTGCAGGGCTACGGGGTGGATGGCAACGGCAATGTGCAGAACGGCGTGGTCAGCGATCTGCAGGTCCAGACCTCGAACCAGGCGCCGAAAGCCACTACCCAGGTCGCACAGAAGTTCAACCTGAACTCCACCACCAAGGCGCCGACCAATACGCCGTTCGATCCGAGCGACCCGACGACCTACACCTCGTCCACCTCGGTCAACATCTATGACTCCCAGGGCAACGCCCATGTCATGACCCAGTACTTCATCAACAACGCCGACCCGGCCGCCACGCCGCCGGTGACCAACAACTGGACCATGTCGGTGCTGGTGGACGGGCGTAACCCGTCCGACCCGAGCAACACCACCCCACACTCCATGAACCTGCTGTTCAATGCCGATGGCTCTCTGGATACCGCAGGCATGGCGACGGGTGGCGCGTTGAACTACGACCCGGCAACCGGCCTGATGAACATGGACGACTGGGTTCCGGCGTCGTCCGATGGCGGCACCCCGGCCAACTGGTCGGCCAACGGCGCGGTTGCCAGCGCGACCGGCATCAGCATCGATATCCGCGGTTCCAGCCAGTACTCCAGCGCCTTCGCCGTCAACAGCATCAGCCAGGACGGCTACACCACCGGCCAACTGGCGGGACTGGAAATCGATGACACCGGCGTGATCTTCGCCCGCTACACCAACGGCCAGTCCAAGGTGCAGGGCCAGGTCATCCTCGCCAACTTCGCCAACGTCCAGGGCCTGAGCCCGGTGGGCAAGACCGGCTGGGTGCAGTCCTTCGAATCCGGCGAGCCGGTGGTGGGCACTCCGCGCTCCGGCACCCTGGGTGCCCTGCAGGCCGGTGCCCTGGAAGACTCCAACGTCGAGCTGTCGGACCAGTTGGTGAACCTGATCGTCGCCCAGCGCAACTACCAGGCCAACGCCAAGACCATCCAGACGGAAGACGCGGTGACCCAGACCATCATCAACCTGCGTTGA
- the flgD gene encoding flagellar hook assembly protein FlgD, with translation MSISNIATNDTQSILDQYALKNETTSSKDLGKNEFLELLVAQLNNQDPLAPQENGEFIAQLAQFSQVEGIEKLNTSMGSLLSGYQSSQALQASSLVGRKVIVPSDKAVVDTSETFKASASLPVSSSNVWVNVYDNNGAMVTRVNLGQQSAGSVSFMWDGKDSSGNLMPPGTYKFEAQAQYDGETKGLYTMLPANVDSVTLGQNGGELMLNLAGIGSVGLSKVQVIGQ, from the coding sequence ATGAGTATCAGCAACATCGCGACGAACGACACCCAGTCGATCCTCGATCAGTACGCACTCAAGAACGAGACCACGTCCAGCAAGGACCTCGGCAAGAACGAGTTCCTCGAACTGCTGGTCGCTCAATTGAACAACCAGGACCCGCTGGCGCCCCAGGAGAATGGCGAGTTCATTGCCCAACTGGCGCAGTTCAGCCAGGTGGAAGGCATCGAGAAGCTGAACACCAGCATGGGCTCGCTGCTCTCCGGCTATCAGTCGTCCCAGGCGCTGCAGGCTTCATCCCTGGTGGGCCGCAAGGTGATCGTGCCGTCCGACAAGGCAGTGGTGGATACGTCCGAAACCTTCAAGGCAAGCGCCAGCCTGCCCGTATCCAGCAGCAACGTCTGGGTCAATGTCTACGACAACAACGGCGCCATGGTGACCCGCGTCAACCTGGGCCAGCAGTCGGCCGGTTCTGTCAGCTTCATGTGGGACGGCAAGGATTCCAGCGGCAATCTCATGCCGCCCGGCACGTACAAGTTCGAAGCGCAGGCCCAGTACGACGGCGAGACCAAGGGGCTGTACACCATGCTGCCGGCCAACGTCGACAGCGTCACCCTCGGTCAGAACGGCGGTGAGCTGATGCTCAACCTTGCCGGCATCGGCAGTGTCGGCCTGTCCAAGGTCCAGGTCATCGGTCAGTAA
- the flgC gene encoding flagellar basal body rod protein FlgC, with product MSLSSIFNIAGTGMSAQNTRLNTISSNIANAETVSSSLDQTYRARHPVFATVLQDNLGNGDRGSLFADQDESGAGVQVLGVVEDQSTLTPRYEPNHPAANAEGYVYYPNVNVVEEMADMISASRSFQTNVEMMNTAKQMMQKVLTLGQ from the coding sequence ATGTCCCTGTCCAGCATCTTCAACATCGCCGGCACCGGCATGAGTGCCCAGAACACTCGGCTGAACACCATCTCCAGCAACATCGCCAACGCCGAAACCGTTTCCTCCAGCCTCGACCAGACCTACCGCGCCCGTCACCCGGTATTCGCCACCGTGCTCCAGGACAACCTGGGCAATGGCGACCGCGGCTCGCTGTTCGCCGACCAGGACGAGTCCGGTGCCGGTGTGCAGGTGCTCGGCGTCGTGGAAGACCAGAGCACCCTGACGCCGCGTTACGAGCCCAACCATCCGGCGGCCAACGCCGAAGGCTACGTGTACTACCCGAACGTCAACGTGGTCGAGGAAATGGCGGACATGATCTCCGCCAGCCGGTCCTTCCAGACCAACGTGGAAATGATGAACACCGCCAAGCAGATGATGCAGAAAGTGCTGACCCTGGGTCAGTGA
- the flgB gene encoding flagellar basal body rod protein FlgB, giving the protein MSISFEKALGIHQQALGFRAQRGEVLANNIANADTPNYKARDLDFASVLAQQAQKASQGAFQATRTNEQHIAAEGFDMGDASLKYRVPFQAALDQNTVDPQLEQSNYTENAMQFQASFTFLNSKFKGLMNALRGE; this is encoded by the coding sequence ATGAGCATCAGCTTCGAAAAGGCCCTCGGCATCCACCAGCAAGCCCTCGGCTTCCGCGCCCAGCGTGGCGAGGTGCTGGCCAACAACATCGCCAACGCCGACACTCCGAACTACAAGGCTCGCGACCTGGACTTCGCCAGTGTGCTGGCTCAGCAGGCACAGAAAGCGTCCCAGGGCGCGTTCCAGGCGACCCGGACCAACGAGCAGCACATCGCCGCGGAAGGCTTCGACATGGGCGACGCGTCGTTGAAGTACCGCGTTCCGTTCCAAGCCGCCCTCGACCAGAACACCGTGGACCCGCAGCTGGAGCAGTCGAACTACACCGAGAACGCCATGCAGTTCCAGGCCAGCTTCACCTTCCTCAATAGCAAGTTCAAAGGGCTGATGAACGCCCTGCGCGGCGAATAA